A stretch of the Amycolatopsis sp. BJA-103 genome encodes the following:
- the wecB gene encoding non-hydrolyzing UDP-N-acetylglucosamine 2-epimerase, with protein MDVMLLAGTRPEAVKLAPLALALAEHPNLRPFVVHSGQHQGMVEQALIPFGLPVDAWLDTPPRTTGTQSELVSGLLPALDAVLRRVAPSAVVVQGDTTTGLAGALAAFWLGIPVVHLEAGLRTHDLAAPFPEEGTRQMISRIAALHLAPTPGAAAALRTEGVPRQRIAVTGNTVVDAVIAIAERDLPARDTALALLEMEIAEANERLVLVTSHRRESWGEPLSRTLAAIELIVAEHSDVQVLFPVHPNPAVREQVLTALGGTPRVTITEPLEYPDLVRALRLAELVLTDSGGIQEEAPTFGTPVLVLREVTERREAIEAGCAWLVGTDTALIADTAAKILRGDLHPTHAGNPYGDGNAAALTVAALEELLNLAPMPRTAAELR; from the coding sequence GTGGATGTGATGTTGCTGGCCGGGACCCGGCCGGAGGCGGTCAAGCTCGCGCCGCTGGCACTGGCGCTGGCGGAGCACCCGAACCTCCGGCCCTTCGTCGTCCACAGTGGACAGCATCAGGGCATGGTCGAGCAGGCGCTGATCCCGTTCGGCCTGCCCGTCGATGCCTGGCTCGACACCCCGCCGCGGACCACGGGCACGCAGTCGGAACTGGTTTCCGGACTGCTCCCCGCGCTCGACGCGGTGCTGCGACGGGTCGCGCCGTCTGCGGTCGTCGTCCAGGGTGACACGACGACGGGGCTGGCGGGCGCGCTCGCCGCGTTCTGGCTGGGCATCCCGGTCGTGCATCTCGAAGCGGGACTGCGCACGCATGACCTCGCCGCGCCGTTCCCCGAAGAGGGCACGCGGCAGATGATCTCGCGCATCGCCGCCCTGCACCTCGCGCCGACCCCGGGTGCCGCCGCCGCGCTGCGCACGGAAGGTGTTCCGCGCCAACGGATCGCCGTCACCGGCAACACCGTCGTCGACGCCGTGATCGCGATCGCCGAACGGGATCTCCCGGCGAGGGACACCGCGCTCGCGTTGCTGGAGATGGAGATCGCCGAGGCGAACGAACGCCTCGTGCTCGTGACGTCGCACCGGCGTGAGTCCTGGGGCGAGCCGCTGAGCCGGACGCTCGCCGCCATCGAACTGATCGTCGCCGAGCACTCCGACGTCCAGGTGCTGTTCCCGGTGCACCCCAATCCGGCCGTGCGGGAGCAGGTCTTGACCGCGCTCGGCGGGACACCGCGGGTGACGATCACCGAGCCGCTCGAGTATCCCGATCTCGTGCGCGCGCTGCGGCTGGCCGAACTCGTCCTGACCGATTCCGGTGGTATCCAAGAGGAAGCGCCGACCTTCGGCACACCCGTCCTCGTGCTCCGTGAGGTCACCGAACGGCGCGAGGCCATCGAGGCGGGCTGCGCCTGGCTGGTCGGGACGGACACCGCCCTCATCGCCGACACCGCCGCGAAGATCCTGCGCGGCGATCTTCATCCGACGCACGCCGGAAACCCTTACGGCGACGGCAATGCCGCCGCCTTGACGGTGGCCGCGCTGGAGGAGCTGCTCAATCTCGCCCCGATGCCGCGCACCGCCGCCGAATTGCGCTAG
- a CDS encoding LPXTG cell wall anchor domain-containing protein: MYKLPGAGVGVAGGGVGALAATGADVGWWLAVGVILLVLGTIAVIAGYRRTKRLGKVGS, from the coding sequence ATGTACAAGTTGCCTGGCGCCGGAGTCGGCGTCGCCGGTGGTGGGGTGGGTGCCCTCGCCGCCACCGGGGCCGATGTCGGCTGGTGGCTGGCCGTCGGCGTGATCCTGCTGGTTCTCGGAACCATCGCGGTCATCGCCGGCTACCGCCGCACGAAACGGCTCGGCAAGGTGGGGAGCTGA
- a CDS encoding choice-of-anchor P family protein: MKNTHLLRRGGLLAAVVVSVALAGAVPASAAPGDGSAYGVKVDVSLLGLDAVKAGPLAEAKTSGPTTNSLATVNLAGVLTAGAINTEAKRDDNSGAVTAKASTADVGLPLLKAALGNVGVKAVEATCTATQKGVQGATSLVAPNLGSVGAVDTTPAPNTQIKVALGLINVATITLNEQIKNADGSLTVNAIHVKLLGGVVGALGSGDVIVSSATCGPAGLPVPLASGAGLWIGLGLLGAVAVPVGIRVVRNRRPATTA; this comes from the coding sequence TTGAAGAACACGCACCTCTTGCGACGAGGCGGATTGCTCGCCGCTGTGGTGGTGAGCGTTGCCCTCGCCGGCGCGGTACCCGCCTCGGCGGCCCCCGGTGACGGCTCCGCGTATGGCGTCAAGGTCGATGTATCGCTCCTCGGCCTCGACGCGGTGAAGGCCGGGCCGCTCGCCGAAGCGAAGACCTCGGGGCCGACCACCAACAGCCTCGCGACGGTCAACCTCGCCGGTGTGCTGACCGCGGGCGCGATCAACACCGAGGCCAAACGCGACGACAACTCCGGCGCGGTGACGGCCAAGGCCAGCACGGCCGATGTCGGGCTGCCGCTGCTCAAGGCCGCCCTCGGCAACGTCGGCGTCAAGGCCGTCGAAGCCACCTGCACCGCCACCCAGAAGGGTGTGCAGGGCGCGACCAGCCTGGTCGCCCCGAACCTCGGCAGTGTGGGCGCCGTCGACACGACGCCGGCACCGAACACCCAGATCAAGGTCGCTCTCGGCCTCATCAACGTCGCGACGATCACCCTCAATGAGCAGATCAAGAACGCCGACGGCAGCCTGACCGTCAACGCGATCCACGTGAAGCTGCTGGGCGGCGTCGTCGGCGCTCTCGGTTCCGGTGACGTGATCGTCTCGTCGGCCACCTGTGGCCCGGCCGGCCTGCCCGTGCCGCTCGCTTCGGGCGCGGGGCTGTGGATCGGTCTCGGCCTGCTCGGTGCCGTCGCCGTTCCGGTCGGTATCCGCGTCGTCCGCAACCGGCGTCCGGCGACCACCGCCTGA
- the rimI gene encoding ribosomal protein S18-alanine N-acetyltransferase, with protein sequence MRLEPLRRKDIPRCVEIEKILFPGDSPWSAYAFHAELDAGGHYLVARPDESDEVIGYAGLAVVGRRGDYETSIHTIGVDPGWQRNGIGTTLLKALLVRADELAAPVFLEVRTDNEAAITLYERHGFERVGLRKRYYQPSGADAYTMARPRAQVRDEVAG encoded by the coding sequence GTGAGGCTGGAACCCTTACGCCGCAAGGATATTCCCCGCTGTGTCGAGATAGAGAAGATTCTCTTCCCCGGCGATTCACCGTGGAGCGCCTACGCCTTCCACGCGGAACTCGACGCCGGCGGCCACTATCTCGTCGCGCGTCCGGACGAAAGCGACGAAGTCATCGGCTACGCGGGGCTCGCCGTCGTCGGCCGCCGCGGCGACTACGAGACGAGCATCCACACGATCGGCGTCGACCCGGGCTGGCAGCGCAACGGGATCGGCACCACGCTGCTGAAGGCGCTCCTCGTTCGCGCGGACGAGCTCGCCGCGCCGGTGTTCCTCGAGGTCCGCACCGACAACGAAGCGGCGATCACGCTCTACGAACGACACGGTTTCGAACGCGTCGGCCTCCGGAAGCGCTACTACCAGCCTTCCGGCGCCGACGCCTACACGATGGCCCGCCCGCGGGCCCAGGTCCGAGACGAGGTGGCGGGCTGA
- the tsaD gene encoding tRNA (adenosine(37)-N6)-threonylcarbamoyltransferase complex transferase subunit TsaD, with protein MPRIIMGIESSCDETGVGLVRLHDDNTVELLADEVASSVDQHARFGGVVPEVASRAHLEAMVPTVERAFAKAGLKLSDVDAIAVTAGPGLAGALLVGVAAAKAYAAALDIPLYGVNHLAGHIAVDTLQHGPLPERCLALLVSGGHTQLLLVDDIASGITELGSTVDDAAGEAYDKVARVLGLPYPGGPPIDKAAKNGDGKAIAFPRGMTGPRDAKFDFSFSGLKTAVARWVEGAERRGEEIPVDDVAASFQEAVADVLTRKAIRAAKEHGVDTLVISGGVAANSRLSELAAERCAEAGITLRVPRPRLCTDNGAMIAALGAHVVAAGRPRASLDFSANPALPVQIVSI; from the coding sequence ATGCCACGCATCATCATGGGCATCGAGAGTTCGTGCGACGAGACCGGCGTCGGCCTCGTCCGCCTGCACGACGACAACACGGTCGAGCTCCTCGCCGACGAGGTCGCCTCCAGCGTCGATCAGCACGCCCGCTTCGGCGGCGTCGTCCCCGAGGTCGCCAGCCGCGCGCATCTGGAGGCGATGGTCCCGACGGTCGAGCGAGCCTTCGCGAAGGCCGGGCTGAAACTGTCCGATGTGGACGCCATCGCGGTCACCGCCGGACCCGGCCTCGCCGGCGCGCTCTTGGTCGGTGTCGCCGCGGCCAAGGCTTACGCCGCGGCGCTGGACATCCCGCTCTACGGCGTCAACCACCTCGCCGGGCACATCGCCGTCGACACCCTCCAGCACGGACCGTTGCCCGAACGCTGTCTCGCCCTGCTCGTCTCCGGCGGGCACACACAATTGCTTCTGGTGGACGACATCGCGTCCGGGATCACCGAACTCGGGTCCACTGTGGACGACGCGGCGGGCGAGGCCTACGACAAGGTCGCCCGCGTCCTCGGCCTGCCGTACCCCGGTGGCCCGCCCATCGACAAAGCGGCCAAGAACGGTGACGGCAAGGCCATCGCGTTCCCGCGCGGCATGACCGGGCCGCGCGACGCCAAGTTCGACTTTTCCTTCTCCGGCTTGAAGACCGCCGTCGCACGCTGGGTCGAAGGCGCCGAGCGCCGCGGCGAGGAGATCCCCGTCGACGACGTCGCCGCGTCGTTCCAGGAAGCCGTCGCCGACGTTCTCACCAGGAAGGCGATCCGCGCGGCCAAGGAACACGGCGTGGACACACTGGTGATTTCCGGTGGCGTGGCGGCGAATTCACGGCTGTCCGAACTCGCCGCCGAGCGGTGCGCGGAGGCCGGGATCACACTGCGAGTCCCGCGGCCGCGCCTGTGCACCGACAACGGCGCGATGATCGCCGCGCTCGGCGCGCACGTGGTCGCCGCCGGACGTCCGCGGGCATCGCTCGATTTCTCCGCGAATCCCGCACTGCCGGTCCAGATCGTCTCGATCTAG